One Edaphobacter flagellatus genomic region harbors:
- a CDS encoding 3-hydroxyacyl-CoA dehydrogenase family protein: MKQTFGLAGLGLLGRGIATCLLAHDLRVIAYTPSSEEFVLARQIIAQSIEELIQYASFPASLRETWEQNFQPASSVADFSSCDFIIESITESFEAKSRLFDEIEQAISSETPIASNTSAIPIARLQQNRKHPERFVGMHWAEPAHATRFLEIIPGNQTSSGILEQVSALARTFGKEPCVVHQDMPGFLANRLGYALYREACFLLEQGVADAETIDISFRNSIGLWASVCGPFRWMDLTGGPALYGRAMRDVLPTLSATAELPPTMQKMIESHADGVRSGHGFFSYTEEEARRWEDLYRRNVWNVRSIVDPSFPL; this comes from the coding sequence ATGAAACAAACCTTTGGACTCGCTGGGCTGGGCCTGCTTGGTCGCGGCATTGCTACCTGCTTGCTGGCCCATGATCTGCGTGTTATAGCCTACACCCCTTCTTCCGAAGAGTTCGTGCTTGCTCGGCAAATCATTGCTCAGTCCATTGAAGAACTTATTCAGTACGCCAGCTTTCCAGCGTCTCTGCGCGAAACGTGGGAGCAAAATTTTCAGCCCGCGAGTTCCGTTGCAGATTTCTCCAGTTGCGACTTCATCATCGAATCCATCACTGAATCATTTGAAGCTAAATCCAGGCTCTTCGATGAAATCGAGCAAGCCATTTCTTCTGAAACCCCCATTGCAAGCAATACCTCTGCAATTCCTATTGCGCGACTGCAACAGAATCGCAAGCACCCGGAGCGATTCGTCGGTATGCACTGGGCTGAACCAGCACATGCAACCCGTTTTCTGGAAATCATTCCCGGCAATCAAACCAGCAGTGGGATTCTCGAGCAGGTATCCGCGCTTGCGCGCACCTTTGGCAAAGAACCTTGCGTCGTCCATCAGGATATGCCTGGCTTCCTGGCAAATCGCCTTGGCTACGCCTTGTACCGTGAAGCCTGCTTTCTACTTGAGCAAGGTGTTGCCGACGCTGAAACAATTGATATCTCCTTCCGCAATTCCATCGGCCTTTGGGCCAGTGTCTGTGGGCCTTTCCGATGGATGGACCTCACAGGGGGACCTGCCCTTTATGGCCGGGCAATGCGCGATGTTCTGCCGACGCTATCCGCTACGGCAGAATTGCCTCCCACGATGCAGAAGATGATTGAGAGCCACGCCGATGGCGTTCGCTCGGGTCATGGGTTCTTTTCCTACACCGAAGAGGAAGCCCGCCGCTGGGAGGATCTTTATCGCAGAAACGTGTGGAACGTTCGTTCCATTGTTGATCCATCCTTCCCACTCTAA